The following are encoded together in the Triticum dicoccoides isolate Atlit2015 ecotype Zavitan chromosome 6B, WEW_v2.0, whole genome shotgun sequence genome:
- the LOC119324077 gene encoding uncharacterized protein LOC119324077 encodes MASMMGEDFVEAYVLKNAYKEKLRRMDQAEAAAAALDGARSGKDMEAAGAAGEKKAAAGGACSRGGFFGLMKKKVHPKPKASAATSS; translated from the coding sequence ATGGCGTCCATGATGGGAGAAGACTTCGTGGAGGCCTACGTGCTCAAGAACGCCTACAAGGAGAAGCTCAGGCGCATGGACCAAGCCGAAGCGGCGGCCGCGGCGctcgacggcgcgaggagcggcaaGGACATGGAGGCCGCCGGTGCTGCTGGAGAGAAGAAGGCTGCTGCTGGTGGCGCGTGCAGCAGGGGAGGCTTCTTTGGCCTCATGAAGAAGAAGGTGCACCCCAAACCCAAAGCATCGGCGGCGACTTCCTCTTGA